Below is a window of Tsuneonella deserti DNA.
TCACGCTGCCGGCGCCGGAGATGCCGAAGGGTTCGGTCCACCCGGTCAGCCAGGTGATGGACGAACTGGCCGAGATTTTCGCGGACATGGGTTTCTCGGTCGCCACGGGCCCGGAAATCGAGGACGATTGGCACAACTTCACCGCGCTCAACATGCCCGAAAGCCACCCCGCGCGGGCGATGCACGACACTTTCTACTTCCCGCAGGATGCGAATGAAGCGCTCGATTCGGCGCCGAACGGCAGCGAAACGGCCCCAGGCAGCGCAGCGGCAGGTCGGCAGAAGCGCATGCTGCTGCGCACGCACACTTCGCCCGTCCAGATCCGCTCGATGGTCAAGCACGGCGCGCCGCTGCGGATCATCGCGCCGGGACGGGTCTATCGCTCGGACTCCGATGCCACTCACACGCCGATGTTCCACCAGGTCGAAGGGCTGGTGATCGACCGCGACATTCACCTCGGCCACCTCAAGTGGACCCTGGAGACCTTCCTCAAGGCGTTCTTCGAGCGCGACGACATCGTCCTGCGCCTGCGCCCGAGCTACTTCCCGTTCACCGAACCGAGCGTCGAGGTCGATGTCGGCTTTGCGCTGGAGAACGGCCGCCGCGTTCTCGGCGGGGACGGGGACGCGCCGGGACACGGCTGGATGGAGCTGCTCGGCTCGGGAATGGTCAACCGGCGGGTGATCGAATTCGCCGGGCTCGATCCCGATCAATGGCAGGGCTTCGCCTTCGGAGTCGGCGTCGACCGGTTGGCGATGCTCAAATACGGGATGGACGATCTGCGCGCCTTCTTCGACGGCGATGCGCGCTGGCTCGCCCACTACGGCTTCAACGCCTTTGATGTGCCGACCCTCTCGGGCGGCGTGGGAGCGCGGGCATGAAGTTCTCGCTCGACTGGCTCAAGGCCTTCCTCGATACCGATGCCACCGCCGCCGAGCTCGCGGCGAAGATGAACGCCATCGGCCTCGAGGTCGAAGGGCTGGAGGATCCGGCTCAGCGCCTCGCGGGTTTCCGCGTCGCCGAAGTGCTCACCGCGGCGCGCCACCCGCAGGCAGACAAGCTGCAGGTGCTGACCGTCTCCACCGGCCCAGACGTGAATGGCGGCGAGCCGCTGCAGGTCGTCTGCGGCGCGCCCAACGCGCGCGCCGGCATGAAGGGCGTGCTCGGCCTTCCCGGCGCGGTGGTGCCCGTCAACGGGATGGAGCTGAAGAAGAGCGCCATTCGCGGCGTCGAATCGAACGGCATGATGTGCTCGGTGCGCGAGCTGCAGCTGGGCGACGAGCACGAGGGCATCATCGAATTGCCCGCCGATGCTCCGGTCGGCGCGGCGTTCTCCGACTATCGCGGCACCAGCCCGGTGTTCGACGTGGCGATCACTCCCAACCGGCCCGACTGCATGGGCGTCGAAGGAATCGCCCGCGATCTCGCCGCGGCGGGAATGGGGCGGTTCAAGCCGTGGCGGGCGGATCCCGTCGAGGGCGCTTTCCCGTGTCCGGTCGAAATCCGCACCGACGATCCGGAAGGCTGCCCGGCATTCTATGGGCGCGTCATTCGCGGCGTGAAGAACGGCGCCTCGCCCGACTGGATGCAGGCGCGCCTGATTTCCGCCGGCCAGCGGCCGATCAGCGCGCTGGTGGACGTGACCAACTATCTCAGCCTCGCTTTCGGGCGGCCGGCCCACGTCTATGATTTGGCCAAGCTCAGCGGCGCGCTGGTCGCCCGGCGGGCGAAGGCCGGCGAGCAGATCCTCGCGCTCAACGAAAAGACCTACACGCTCGACGAGAGCATGACGGTGATCGCCGACGACCGCGAGGTCCATGACATCGGCGGCATCATGGGCGGTGAGCATTCGAGCGTTACTCCCGAAACGACCGACGTCCTGCTCGAGATCGCCTATTTCGATCCCGCGCTGATCGGCGAGACGGGGCGCAAGCTCGGCATCGCCAGCGACGCCCGCACGCGCTTCGAGCGCGGGGTCGATCCGGCGTTCCTCGATGCCGGGCTCGATATCTTGACCAACGTGGTGCTGCGCACCTGCGGCGGGGAGCCAAGCCAGGTGGTCCGCGCCGGCACTCCCCCGAGCGAGCCAAAGGTGATCGCCTTCGATCCTGGCCTGACCCGCCGGCTGGGCGGCGTCGAGGTGGCCGAGGCCGAGCAGCGCCGCATCCTCGAAAGCCTTGAGTTTTCCGCCAGCGACGACTGGCAGGTGACCGTGCCGCTGCGCCGGCACGACGTCGAAGGCCAGGCCGACCTGGTCGAGGAAGTCGTCCGCATCCACGGGCTCGACAAGGTCGCGAGCACCCCGCTGCCGCGCGCGGACGGTGTCGCCCGCCCGACCGCGACGCCGGAACAGGCGCGCGAGCGCAAGGTGCGCCGTGCGGCCGCCGCTCGCGGGCTGAGCGAGGCGATCACCTGGTCGTTCCTCCCGCCCGCCGATGCCGATCACTTCGCGGACGGGAACGGCGGGCTGTGGGTGCTGGAGAACCCGATCAGCGAAGACCTGAAGGCGATGCGCCCCTCGCTCATCCCCGGCCTGCTCGCCGCCGCGCGCCGGAATGCCGATCGTGGCTCCGCGTCGGCTCGGCTGTTCGAAATCGGCCGCCGCTACTTGCGCGGAGAATCCGGTGCGAGCGACGAGCGCGCGACGCTCGGCTTGCTGCTGGCCGGCGAGAAGATGCCGCGCGGGTGGGCGAACGGCAAGGCGGAGTCGTTCGATGCCTACGACGCCAAGGCCGAAGCGTTTGCCCTGCTCGAAGCCGCCGGGGCGCCGGTGCAAAACCTGCAGGTGATGGGAGAGGCGGGTCCGCAATTCCACCCAGGTCAGTCAGGCACCCTGCGGCTCGGCCCGAAGACCGTGCTCGCGCGCTTCGGGGCGCTGCATCCCACCACGCTCAAGGCGTTCGACATCGACGGACCGGTGATGGCCGCCGAGATCTATCTCGACGCGATCCCGCCGAAGAAGAACGCCGGATTCGCGCGGGCCGCGTACGCTCCCCCGGTGCTGCAGGCGGTGACGCGCGACTTCGCGTTCCTGGTCGATGCCGCGCTGCCGGCGAGCGACCTCGTGCGCGCGGTGCGCAGCGCCGACAAGACGAGCATCGTCGCCGCGCGGGTGTTCGACGATTTCCGCGGGAGCGGCATTCCCGATGGCAGGAAGTCGCTTGCGGTCGAGGTGGTGCTGCAGCCGGGGGAAAAGACCTTCGCCGAAGCGGACCTCAAGGCGATCGCAGACCGGATCGTCGCCGCCGCGGGCAAGGTTGGAGCGGAGCTCAGAGGATGAAGACTGCATTCGTCACCGGCGCGACCGCCGGGATCGGCGCGGCCACCGTGCGCGCGCTCGTCGCCAGCGGGTGGCGCTGCGTGGCTACCGGGCGGCGCGCCGAGCGGCTCGACGCGCTGGTGAACGAGCTGGGCGCGGACAAGGTCCACCCCGCGGTGTTCGACGTGCGCGACACCGCAGCGCTCGAAGCAGCGCTCGCCGCGCTGCCGGAAGGTTTCCGCGATATCGACCTCCTGGTGAACAATGCCGGCCTGGCGCAGGGGCTGTCCAACGCGCAGGATGCAGACCTCAAGAACTGGCAGACGATGATCGATACCAACGTGACCGCAATGGTCACGGTGACGCGGCTGCTGCTGCCCAGGCTGATCGAGCGCAAGGGCGCGATCATCGCCATCGGATCGGTCGCGGGGAGCTACATCTACCCCGGCGGCAACGTCTATGCCGGGTCCAAGGCGTTCGCCAATCACTTCACGCTCGCGCTGCGGGCGGACCTGCACGGCACCGGAGTGCGCGTGACGAGCATCGAGCCGGGCATGGTCGAAACCGAGTTCACCGTGGTCCGCACGGGCAGCCAGGAAGCGTCCGACAAGCTCTATGCAGGCGTGAACCCGATGACGGCGGAGGACATCGCGATGACCATCCGCTGGATCGCGGAGCTGCCGCCGCACCTCAACATCAACCGGATCGAGCTGATGCCGGTCAACCAGGACTTCGCCGGCTTCCGCGTGGCGAGAGAAAATTAGCACATTGTCATTCCCGCGCAGGCGGGAATCCAGGCGGCCTGACGCCTGCCTCGCTGGATCCCCGCCTTCGCGGGGATGACGACAAGAGAGACCCATGACCTCCAACCGCCGCACCTTCGCGATCATTTCGCACCCTGACGCGGGCAAGACCACGCTCACCGAAAAGCTGCTGCTGCAGGGCGGCGCGATCCACCTTGCCGGCGAGGTCAAGGCGCGGGGCCAGGCGCGGCGCGCGCGATCGGACTGGATGAAGATCGAGCAGCAGCGCGGCATTTCCGTGACCAGCAGCGTGATGACCTTCCAGAAGGACGGCACGGTCTTCAACCTGCTCGACACGCCGGGGCACGAGGACTTCTCCGAAGACACCTACCGCACGCTCACCGCGGTCGACAGCGCGATCATGGTGATCGACGCGGCCAAGGGCATCGAGCCGCAGACGCGCAAGCTGTTCGAGGTGTGCCGCCTGCGCAGCGTGCCGATCATCACCTTCGTCAACAAGGTCGACCGTGAGGGGCGGCCGCTGACCGAGATCCTCGACGAGGTGGCCGACGCGCTGGCGCTCGACGTCAGCCCGCAGAGCGCGCCGCTCGGGATGGGCGGGCTGTTCACCGGGGTGCTCGATTTCTCGAACGACACGGTGGCCAAGCCCGAAGGCGACAGCCGCGAATACCTTGGGCGCCGCGAGCCGCTGGGCGAACTGCCGGACGACCTTGCCGAGGAAATCGAGCTGGTGCGCGAAGGCTATCCCGAGTTCGATCTCGAGGCCTATCGCCACGGCGACCTGACCCCGGTGTTCTTCGGCAGCGCGCTCAAGAACTTCGGGGTCGAGGAACTGATCGCCGCATTGACGCGCTGGGCGCCTCCGCCGCGTCCGCAGCCCGCCGGCGAACGGCAGATCGAGCCTTCGTTCGATGAAGTCACCGGCTTCGTCTTCAAGGTCCAGGCCAACATGGACCCGCAGCACCGCGACCGGATCGCGTTCATGCGGATGGTGTCGGGCACCTTCAAGCGCGGCATGAAGCTCACGCCCAGCGGGCTCGGCAAGCCGATCGCGGTGCATTCCCCGATCCTGTTCTTCGCGCAGGACCGCGAGATCGCCGACACCGCCGAAGCCGGCGACATCATCGGCATCCCCAACCACGGCACGCTGCGCGTGGGCGATACCCTGTCGGAACGCAACGACGTCCGCTTCACCGGCCTGCCCAACTTCGCGCCCGAGATCCTGCGCCGCGTGGTGCTGAAGGACCCGACCAAGACGAAGCAGCTCAGGAAGGCGCTCGACGACTTGTCCGAGGAGGGCGTGATCCAGGTGTTCTATCCGGAGATCGGCGGACAGTGGATCGTCGGCGTGGTCGGGCAATTGCAGCTCGACGTGCTCGTCAGCCGCCTGGAGGCCGAATACAAGGTCGAGGCGGCGCTCGAGATGGCGCCGTTCGCCACCGCGCGTTGGGTCAAGGGCAGCGACGCGGCGATGAAGACTTTCGCCGATTTCAACCGCGCCAATCTCGCCAAGGACCGCGACGGAGATCCGGTGTTCATGGCCAAGAGCCCGTGGGACGTGAACTACCAGGTGGAGAAGAACCCGGACCTCGCCTTCTCGGCGACCAAGGAGCGCTAGGCCAGCGGCAGGCGCAGCTCGGCGCTGAGGCCGCCTTCGGGCCGGTTCGCCAGTACCAGGCTGCCCCCGTGCTGCTCGGCGATGGCGCGGGCAAGGGTGAGGCCGAGGCCCGCACCGCCGGTGCCGCGGTTGCGGCTCGCCTCGCCGCGGGTGAACGGTTCGGTCATCGCTGAAAGGCTGCCAGCGGGGATGCCCGGGCCGTTGTCGGTGACGCGCAGCACCGCTTCGTTCCCTTCCTGGAGAGCCGCGACACTCACCGCGCCGCCGCCATAGCGCACCGCATTGGCGATGAGGTTGCGCAAGGCCCGCTTGGCCCAGGTGACGTGAACCGGCGCGACCAGGCGAGGGCCATCCTCCAGCGCTACGTCCTCGCCCATGTCCTCGAACTCCTCGACCACCGAGGCGGCGAGCGCGGAAAGATCGGTCCGCTCGGGCGGCGCACTGGCGCGGCCGATGCGGGCGAGGGTGAGGATATCGTCAAGCGTCGCCGTGATGTCCTCGATCCCGGCGGCCATCCGGCGGCGCTCGTCGTCGTCCTCGACCGATTCGATGCGCACCCGAAGCGCGGCGAGCGGGGTCTTCAGGTCGTGCCCGATCGCGCCGAGCATGACGTCCTTCTCGTCGAGCATCGCGGCGATCCGCGCCTCCATCGCGTTGTGCGCGGCGATCAGGCGGCGGATGTCGTCGGGGCCCTGCGGCTCGAGCTGTCCGTCGGCGTTGTAGGTGCGGGCGAACTGCTCGACCCGCCGGGTCATCGCGGCCAGCGGACGGGTGATCCGCCGCAGCAGGAGCCAGATCGCCAGCAGCAGCACGCCGAACATGACCGCGGTCTGGATGACGAGGCCCTGGAAGGCGTGCGGATCGCGCGGTGGGGCGAGGGTGCGGGCGGTGAGCCAGGTTCCGTCCTGGCGCGGCACGCTTGCCAGCATCATCCGGGTGTCCGGTCCGGTGAAATCGTGGCTCATCGGCAAGCCGCGCGAGAGGCGCCGCTGCACATGCGGGTCGCGCAGGGCCGGGTGACTGACGACGCGGACCCGCCCGGCGCCCCAGACGCCCTGCTCGGCAAGGACGGCGCCCAGCGCGGCGGCAACCCGCGGTTCGGCCCGGTCGGCTGGCGAGGAGGGCGGGGCATCGCCCGCTTCGACCCGGAATCGCCGCATCGAGCGTGATGCGGGGGAGGGCGTGCCGCGCGCCCGCAGTTCGCTCCGGGCGAGGTTGGCGGCGGCGGTCACCTGCACGGCCAGCGTTCCGACGAGGTGCTGCTCGCGGCGTTCCTCGCTGGCGCGGAAGAGGAGCGCGGCGGAGATCGCCTGCGCCACCAGGAGCGCGACCGCCACCGCGAGCATGACCTGGCCCAGCAGGCTGCGGGGCCACAGGCGGCTCACGGTTGCGCACTCCGCCGCACGTCGGCCGCGAAGCGGTAGCCGCCGCCGCGCACTGTCTGGATGAAATGGGGGTTGCGGCTGTCTTCCTCGATCTTGCGGCGCAGGCGGCTGATCTGGTTGTCCACCGCGCGGTCGAACAGGTGCGCCTCGCGGCCTTGCACGAGGTCGAGCAGGCGGTCGCGGTCGATCACCTGGCGCGGGCGGTCGAGGAAGGCGGTCAGCAGGCGGTACTCGGCTGTCGAGATCGGCACGGTCGCGCCATCGGGCGCGGTCAGGCGGCGCTTGAGCGGATCGAGCGACCAGCCTTCGAACAGGTAGAGCGCGTCATCCTCGACCGGCGCGGGAGGCCGCTGCGAGCGGCGGAGGACCGAGCGGATGCGGGCGACCAGTTCGCGCGGCTCGAAAGGCTTCACGACATAGTCGTCAGCGCCGATCTCCAACCCGACGATGCGGTCGGTCGGCTCCCCTTTCGCCGTGAGGAGGATGGTGGGGACGCTCTTGCTCTCGACGAGGTGACGGCACAGCGAAAGGCCGTCTTCGCCCGGCATCATCACGTCGAGCAGGACGAGATCGGGCACCTGTTCCAGCATCGCACTACGCGCCGCGGCGGCGCTGGCGGCCTCGCGCACGACGAACCCCTGGCGCGTGAGATAGGCGGCCAGGGGTTCGCGCAAGGTCGCCTCGTCATCGACGACGAGCAGGTTGACCGGGGGAGTCTCGGAAGTGTCGGCCATGTCCGGTCAAGCGCGTGCCCGGTGCGAAGCGTGCCGGTCAAGCGCGCTCCGCCGGACAGTTTCGCAACCTCAGTTGGAGGTCGGCGCCGGGCGCTTGCTCTGCCACTGGGCCTTCATCGCCGCGTGGGCGGCCTGGCGCTCGGCAGCGGTGACGGTGCCGCTGTGGTCCGTGTCCACGCTGTCGAAATGCTTCAGCACCGCGGCGGTGAATTCGGCCTGGGTGATCGCCCCATCGTTATTGGCGTCCGCCATCCTGGTCATCATGCCCATGTGGCCGCGCATGCCGCGCTTGCCGCCCATGCGATGCGCGCCATCGCCGGCGGGCTGGCCATGGTTCATGCCTTCATGGTTCATGCCTTGATGGTTCATCCCGCCGCGCCGCCCGCGATGGGCTGCATTGAACTCGTCGCGGCTGAGGCTGCCGTTCTTGTCGGTATCGAGCCGGTCGAACATCTTTGCCCGGCGTGCCTCGCGGTCGCCGGCGTCGATCTTGCCGTCCGAGTTGAGGTCCATCTTGGCAAAATGCTCGGTCGCCATCGCCTGCGCCTGCGCGCGGGTCATGTCGCCCTGGGGCATGGCACCGGTCATGCCGGGCGCGGCGAGCGCCACCCCGGCGGTGGCCAGCGTGGCGGCAGCAATCGAAAGGGTCAGTTTACGCATGACTTGAAGATCCTCGGTCGGGAACAGGGTCGAGCCGCGGAGACGCCGGCAGGGAGAAGGGGGGGGACCAGCCGGGCTCCGCAGCTCATGTCATCCATATAGGCCTGCCATGTCGCAAGTTTATGCCCGATAAGCGGGAAAATGTCGCGGCTTGTATCGCTTGCGGCCGCGCATTCACCCGGCCGCAAGCCTCATTGTCCGGCCCTATTGCCCGGGAAGATCGATGACGAAGGCGTTGAGCTTGTTGCCATCCGGATCGCGGAAGTATCCAGCGTAGAAACCGCCGCCGCGATCCCCCGGCGCGCCTTCGTCGGTCCCGCCGTTGGCCAGCGCGATGTCGTAGAGACGGCGGACCTGCGCCTGGTCTTTCGCCTCGAGCGCGACCATCACGCCGTTGCCGACCGTCGCCGGATTGCCATCGAACGGAGCGGTGAGGCCGATCCCCGCGCCGCCGCCGGGGATGCCCCAGGCGATGAACTGCTCGTTCTCCATCATCCGGCCCGCGCCGAGCTCCCCGCAAATCGCATCGTAGAACTTCGCGCCCTTGTCGCGGTCGTTGGTGCCGAGGGTGACGTATCCGATCATGGCGAAATGCTCCTGCTGCCGACTCGACGAACGCGCCGAGTGGCAAGAACATTACGCGAACATCAGAGCGGCCGGCAAGCTTCCTCGAGCCACGCCAGCACCTCGCCCTCGAGCTGCGGGGCGAGAACTTCGCGCACCTTGGCGTGGTAGTCGTTCCACCACGCGCGCT
It encodes the following:
- the pheT gene encoding phenylalanine--tRNA ligase subunit beta, producing the protein MKFSLDWLKAFLDTDATAAELAAKMNAIGLEVEGLEDPAQRLAGFRVAEVLTAARHPQADKLQVLTVSTGPDVNGGEPLQVVCGAPNARAGMKGVLGLPGAVVPVNGMELKKSAIRGVESNGMMCSVRELQLGDEHEGIIELPADAPVGAAFSDYRGTSPVFDVAITPNRPDCMGVEGIARDLAAAGMGRFKPWRADPVEGAFPCPVEIRTDDPEGCPAFYGRVIRGVKNGASPDWMQARLISAGQRPISALVDVTNYLSLAFGRPAHVYDLAKLSGALVARRAKAGEQILALNEKTYTLDESMTVIADDREVHDIGGIMGGEHSSVTPETTDVLLEIAYFDPALIGETGRKLGIASDARTRFERGVDPAFLDAGLDILTNVVLRTCGGEPSQVVRAGTPPSEPKVIAFDPGLTRRLGGVEVAEAEQRRILESLEFSASDDWQVTVPLRRHDVEGQADLVEEVVRIHGLDKVASTPLPRADGVARPTATPEQARERKVRRAAAARGLSEAITWSFLPPADADHFADGNGGLWVLENPISEDLKAMRPSLIPGLLAAARRNADRGSASARLFEIGRRYLRGESGASDERATLGLLLAGEKMPRGWANGKAESFDAYDAKAEAFALLEAAGAPVQNLQVMGEAGPQFHPGQSGTLRLGPKTVLARFGALHPTTLKAFDIDGPVMAAEIYLDAIPPKKNAGFARAAYAPPVLQAVTRDFAFLVDAALPASDLVRAVRSADKTSIVAARVFDDFRGSGIPDGRKSLAVEVVLQPGEKTFAEADLKAIADRIVAAAGKVGAELRG
- a CDS encoding EF-hand domain-containing protein encodes the protein MRKLTLSIAAATLATAGVALAAPGMTGAMPQGDMTRAQAQAMATEHFAKMDLNSDGKIDAGDREARRAKMFDRLDTDKNGSLSRDEFNAAHRGRRGGMNHQGMNHEGMNHGQPAGDGAHRMGGKRGMRGHMGMMTRMADANNDGAITQAEFTAAVLKHFDSVDTDHSGTVTAAERQAAHAAMKAQWQSKRPAPTSN
- a CDS encoding sensor histidine kinase, with product MSRLWPRSLLGQVMLAVAVALLVAQAISAALLFRASEERREQHLVGTLAVQVTAAANLARSELRARGTPSPASRSMRRFRVEAGDAPPSSPADRAEPRVAAALGAVLAEQGVWGAGRVRVVSHPALRDPHVQRRLSRGLPMSHDFTGPDTRMMLASVPRQDGTWLTARTLAPPRDPHAFQGLVIQTAVMFGVLLLAIWLLLRRITRPLAAMTRRVEQFARTYNADGQLEPQGPDDIRRLIAAHNAMEARIAAMLDEKDVMLGAIGHDLKTPLAALRVRIESVEDDDERRRMAAGIEDITATLDDILTLARIGRASAPPERTDLSALAASVVEEFEDMGEDVALEDGPRLVAPVHVTWAKRALRNLIANAVRYGGGAVSVAALQEGNEAVLRVTDNGPGIPAGSLSAMTEPFTRGEASRNRGTGGAGLGLTLARAIAEQHGGSLVLANRPEGGLSAELRLPLA
- the pheS gene encoding phenylalanine--tRNA ligase subunit alpha, with the protein product MYSTQQDERLAAALAAIGEAGDADALEAQRIAALGKQGWISAALKTLGAMTPEQRQAEGPRIQGMRAAVGEAIDNRKAALEKADLEQRLAAEVIDLTLPAPEMPKGSVHPVSQVMDELAEIFADMGFSVATGPEIEDDWHNFTALNMPESHPARAMHDTFYFPQDANEALDSAPNGSETAPGSAAAGRQKRMLLRTHTSPVQIRSMVKHGAPLRIIAPGRVYRSDSDATHTPMFHQVEGLVIDRDIHLGHLKWTLETFLKAFFERDDIVLRLRPSYFPFTEPSVEVDVGFALENGRRVLGGDGDAPGHGWMELLGSGMVNRRVIEFAGLDPDQWQGFAFGVGVDRLAMLKYGMDDLRAFFDGDARWLAHYGFNAFDVPTLSGGVGARA
- a CDS encoding response regulator codes for the protein MADTSETPPVNLLVVDDEATLREPLAAYLTRQGFVVREAASAAAARSAMLEQVPDLVLLDVMMPGEDGLSLCRHLVESKSVPTILLTAKGEPTDRIVGLEIGADDYVVKPFEPRELVARIRSVLRRSQRPPAPVEDDALYLFEGWSLDPLKRRLTAPDGATVPISTAEYRLLTAFLDRPRQVIDRDRLLDLVQGREAHLFDRAVDNQISRLRRKIEEDSRNPHFIQTVRGGGYRFAADVRRSAQP
- a CDS encoding peptide chain release factor 3, whose protein sequence is MTSNRRTFAIISHPDAGKTTLTEKLLLQGGAIHLAGEVKARGQARRARSDWMKIEQQRGISVTSSVMTFQKDGTVFNLLDTPGHEDFSEDTYRTLTAVDSAIMVIDAAKGIEPQTRKLFEVCRLRSVPIITFVNKVDREGRPLTEILDEVADALALDVSPQSAPLGMGGLFTGVLDFSNDTVAKPEGDSREYLGRREPLGELPDDLAEEIELVREGYPEFDLEAYRHGDLTPVFFGSALKNFGVEELIAALTRWAPPPRPQPAGERQIEPSFDEVTGFVFKVQANMDPQHRDRIAFMRMVSGTFKRGMKLTPSGLGKPIAVHSPILFFAQDREIADTAEAGDIIGIPNHGTLRVGDTLSERNDVRFTGLPNFAPEILRRVVLKDPTKTKQLRKALDDLSEEGVIQVFYPEIGGQWIVGVVGQLQLDVLVSRLEAEYKVEAALEMAPFATARWVKGSDAAMKTFADFNRANLAKDRDGDPVFMAKSPWDVNYQVEKNPDLAFSATKER
- a CDS encoding VOC family protein; amino-acid sequence: MIGYVTLGTNDRDKGAKFYDAICGELGAGRMMENEQFIAWGIPGGGAGIGLTAPFDGNPATVGNGVMVALEAKDQAQVRRLYDIALANGGTDEGAPGDRGGGFYAGYFRDPDGNKLNAFVIDLPGQ
- a CDS encoding SDR family NAD(P)-dependent oxidoreductase encodes the protein MKTAFVTGATAGIGAATVRALVASGWRCVATGRRAERLDALVNELGADKVHPAVFDVRDTAALEAALAALPEGFRDIDLLVNNAGLAQGLSNAQDADLKNWQTMIDTNVTAMVTVTRLLLPRLIERKGAIIAIGSVAGSYIYPGGNVYAGSKAFANHFTLALRADLHGTGVRVTSIEPGMVETEFTVVRTGSQEASDKLYAGVNPMTAEDIAMTIRWIAELPPHLNINRIELMPVNQDFAGFRVAREN